The Salmonella enterica subsp. houtenae serovar Houten genome has a segment encoding these proteins:
- the bioC gene encoding biotin biosynthesis protein BioC produces the protein MTQVNKQAIAAAFGRAASHYEQHASLQQHSADALLTLLTGRQFASVLDAGCGPGRMSRYWRERGSEVTALDLSLPMLQQARSRKAAHHYLLADIEATPCDSGVFDLAWSNLAVQWCGDLRGALNELYRVVRPGGTIAFTTLRQGSLPELHQAWQAVDNRAHANSFLPQEAIDHALRGWRVYRHTQAMTLWFEDALSAMRSLKGIGATHLHEGRESDVLTRARLRQIQLAWPQRQGKYPLTYHLFMGVIERD, from the coding sequence ATGACGCAGGTGAATAAGCAGGCTATTGCGGCGGCGTTTGGCCGGGCCGCATCGCACTATGAACAGCACGCCTCTTTGCAGCAACACAGCGCGGATGCGCTGCTAACGCTGTTGACAGGCCGCCAGTTTGCCAGTGTGTTGGACGCAGGCTGCGGCCCTGGACGTATGAGCCGTTACTGGCGAGAACGGGGGAGCGAAGTGACCGCTCTGGATCTTTCGTTGCCGATGCTGCAACAGGCGCGTTCTCGTAAGGCGGCGCATCACTATTTGCTGGCGGATATCGAAGCGACTCCCTGTGACTCAGGTGTTTTTGACCTGGCCTGGAGTAACCTGGCGGTCCAGTGGTGCGGCGATTTACGCGGCGCATTGAACGAGTTGTACCGGGTTGTTCGGCCCGGCGGCACCATAGCGTTTACCACGTTGCGCCAGGGATCGTTACCGGAACTGCATCAGGCATGGCAGGCCGTCGATAACCGCGCCCATGCGAATAGCTTTTTGCCGCAAGAGGCAATTGACCACGCGCTGCGCGGCTGGCGGGTGTATCGTCATACTCAGGCGATGACATTGTGGTTTGAGGATGCCCTGAGCGCGATGCGCTCGCTCAAAGGAATTGGCGCTACCCATCTTCATGAGGGGCGGGAGTCGGATGTGCTAACCCGCGCCCGGCTTAGACAAATTCAGTTGGCATGGCCGCAGCGGCAGGGGAAATATCCGCTGACGTACCATCTTTTTATGGGAGTGATTGAACGTGACTAA
- the bioD gene encoding dithiobiotin synthetase: MTKRYFVTGTDTEVGKTVASCALLQAATRLGYQTVGYKPVASGSEMTNDGLRNSDALALQRNSSLPQAYSAINPYTFAEPTSPHIVSAAEGRAIEAAVLSQGLRALEAQADWVLTEGAGGWFTPLSATLTFADWVQAERLPVILVVGVKLGCINHAMLTALAVKQAGLPLAGWIANDVQPPGARHGDYLATLRRVIPAPLLGEIPWLDVSPQQAATGQYLDLSPLEHA, translated from the coding sequence GTGACTAAACGCTATTTCGTCACCGGTACTGATACCGAAGTCGGTAAAACGGTTGCCAGTTGCGCCTTATTGCAGGCCGCAACGCGGTTAGGTTATCAAACCGTAGGCTATAAGCCCGTCGCCTCCGGCAGCGAAATGACAAACGACGGGCTACGCAATAGCGATGCATTGGCTTTGCAGCGTAACAGCAGCCTGCCGCAAGCCTATTCCGCTATCAACCCTTATACTTTTGCCGAGCCTACTTCGCCACACATCGTTAGCGCCGCCGAAGGCCGGGCGATAGAAGCGGCGGTCTTATCACAGGGATTACGCGCGTTGGAGGCGCAGGCCGACTGGGTGTTGACAGAAGGGGCGGGCGGCTGGTTTACGCCGCTCTCTGCCACTCTGACGTTTGCCGACTGGGTACAGGCGGAGCGGTTGCCGGTGATTCTGGTCGTCGGGGTGAAGCTGGGTTGTATTAATCACGCGATGCTGACGGCGCTGGCGGTAAAACAGGCCGGATTGCCGCTTGCCGGGTGGATAGCCAATGACGTACAGCCGCCGGGCGCGCGCCATGGCGACTATCTCGCGACGCTTCGACGCGTTATACCGGCCCCGCTATTAGGAGAAATTCCGTGGCTGGACGTTTCCCCACAGCAGGCTGCGACAGGACAGTATCTTGACCTTAGCCCGCTGGAACACGCATAA